From a region of the Helianthus annuus cultivar XRQ/B chromosome 5, HanXRQr2.0-SUNRISE, whole genome shotgun sequence genome:
- the LOC110907635 gene encoding uncharacterized protein LOC110907635 yields the protein MEVISPLTTQPNPFVVTIPFAWEDKPGVPNPFYTFLDQDFAFDVSQEFVSDSVPAEELFDGGVIKFSSFGDLPPSSRSRRTQSLSTHRGWNVPWDEQEEKEIKQQSPATKNVKPQLVSSFSTLSASSSRKGSKRWSFKNLFLFRSASDGRAMDRDPLKKCSAIFRKHDEEFMRSSVKSMEPGAHGSESGSKRRGPVSAHELHYKVNRAVANDMKKKTFLPYKQGILGRSAFNPSVHALSNGFGVAHHNRE from the coding sequence ATGGAGGTCATATCACCGTTGACCACCCAACCAAACCCTTTTGTGGTCACCATCCCATTTGCATGGGAGGACAAACCCGGTGTTCCCAACCCATTTTATACATTTCTTGATCAAGATTTTGCATTTGATGTTAGTCAAGAGTTTGTTAGTGATTCGGTTCCGGCTGAAGAGTTATTCGATGGTGGTGTGatcaagttttcatcttttggtGATTTACCACCTTCTTCTAGAAGTAGAAGAACACAGTCTTTGTCTACTCATAGGGGATGGAATGTTCCATGGGATGAACAAGAAGAAAAGGAGATCAAACAACAATCACCAGCAACAAAAAACGTAAAACCTCAGTTGGTTTCATCGTTTTCGACTCTTTCAGCTTCTTCGTCTAGGAAAGGGTCGAAAAGATGGAGCTTCAAGAACTTGTTTTTGTTTAGAAGTGCTTCGGATGGGCGCGCTATGGACCGCGATCCGTTGAAGAAATGCTCGgccatttttagaaaacatgatgaggAGTTTATGAGATCGAGTGTGAAGTCTATGGAGCCCGGGGCACATGGGTCTGAGTCGGGGTCGAAGAGGAGGGGACCGGTGTCGGCTCACGAGTTACATTATAAGgtcaaccgggcggttgcgaatGACATGAAGAAGAAAACATTCTTGCCATATAAACAAGGTATTCTAGGAAGATCAGCATTCAATCCAAGTGTTCATGCACTTTCAAATGGGTTTGGGGTTGCTCATCATAATAGGGAATGA